A region of Toxorhynchites rutilus septentrionalis strain SRP chromosome 1, ASM2978413v1, whole genome shotgun sequence DNA encodes the following proteins:
- the LOC129761551 gene encoding uncharacterized protein LOC129761551 yields the protein MGESTSGSKVSLNNGKEGPSERVLGIIWLPSDDVFTFSTTMRADLMHYMSTNDRPTKRIILSCIMSLFDPLGLLAPFTVHGKGLLQHTWRSGCDWDEKVNDECYEKWSRLRNVFPVINQVLIPRCYLRNAPSSAYSTLEAHVFMDASQDYYGCAVYFRITHQGNSRCSLVAAKTKVGPLKPFSIPRMELLAATLGVQLLNSVLSNHNIKPTKRVLWTDSSTVLHWIAADPRKFKPFVAYRVGEILQETSINEWRYVRSKLNIADILTKWSNHASLEPDGPWFCGPDFLQHSEEEWPSYNRPPPSLVSELRVLNMFHTKVDNILWIDASRISKWNILLRSVCCVIRFISNCRLRIQRKPIEVLYVPEMSKLVRRSVCSIIVPLKQEEYEIAEQVLWRQAQRDFYGDEISTLLKNRQLAREQWIPIEKSSKLKKLCPFLDEHDVLRVDGRTSMAEFVPFDTRFPIILPRDHIITYRIVEFYHQRYGHANKETVFNEVRQRFSISKLRALVANVAKSCPWCKVRNSRPHVPRMAPLPIERLTPYVRPFSYVGVDYFGPFEVTVGYRRIEKRWIALFTCLNVRAVHLEVAHRLNTESCIMAIRRFVVRRGPPIVIFSDNGTNFKAANNELQNQIQLIDTACANVFTNARTRWCFNPPSAPHMGGVWERMVRTVKEVMKTLHERHRLNDEILLTVIAETEEIVNARPLIYLPQDSVECQAITPNHFLRGTSSGLQDPVIAPTSEAEALRNAYFRSQLVSDELWKRWLKEYLPSLNARTKWMEETTPLAPGDLVFIVDDSNRNGWIRGEIQEVVEGRDGRIRQAKVRTANGIFRRPVSRLARIEIMSVGKSCPNEGSGQGLRVGDLLKPLGTNLKLTPENVKKPEQYKN from the coding sequence ATGGGTGAATCAACTTCAGGAAGCAAGGTGTCGTTGAATAACGGCAAAGAGGGTCCTAGTGAGCGTGTTTTAGGAATTATTTGGCTGCCCTCCGACGACGTGTTCACTTTCTCCACGACGATGCGCGCAGACCTGATGCATTATATGTCAACCAACGATCGTCCTACTAAACGGATCATACTCAGCTGCATAATGAGTCTTTTTGACCCATTAGGTTTGCTCGCACCATTTACCGTTCACGGGAAAGGTCTTCTTCAACATACCTGGCGCTCTGGCTGCGATTGGGATGAGAAGGTGAACGATGAGTGCTACGAAAAATGGTCTCGTTTGCGAAATGTATTTCCCGTCATCAACCAAGTGCTCATACCCCGGTGTTATCTGCGAAATGCCCCATCAAGCGCATACAGTACGCTGGAAGCCCACGTGTTTATGGATGCGAGTCAGGATTACTACGGGTGCGCTGTATATTTCCGAATAACTCACCAAGGAAATTCTCGATGTTCGCTGGTGGCTGCGAAGACGAAAGTTGGTCCGTTGAAGCCATTTTCCATTCCAAGAATGGAGTTGCTAGCTGCAACATTAGGAGTACAACTGTTGAATTCAGTATTATCAAATCACAACATCAAACCTACGAAACGTGTTCTATGGACTGACTCATCAACAGTGCTGCATTGGATAGCCGCAGACCCGCGAAAATTTAAACCGTTTGTCGCGTATCGAGTCGGCGAAATTCTGCAGGAAACAAGTATAAACGAGTGGCGTTATGTACGCAGCAAATTAAATATTGCAGACATCCTAACTAAATGGAGCAATCATGCTTCACTAGAGCCCGATGGTCCCTGGTTCTGTGGTCCGGATTTCCTCCAACACTCGGAGGAAGAATGGCCATCTTACAACCGCCCTCCGCCAAGTCTCGTTTCAGAGCTCAGAGTTCTCAACATGTTCCACACAAAGGTGGATAATATCCTGTGGATCGACGCTTCCAGAATATCCAAATGGAACATTTTATTACGTTCGGTTTGCTGCGTGATCCGATTCATTTCAAACTGTCGCCTGCGAATTCAACGAAAACCTATCGAAGTATTGTACGTTCCAGAGATGTCAAAACTTGTACGGCGTTCAGTTTGTTCGATCATCGTACCCCTAAAACAAGAAGAGTATGAGATTGCCGAACAAGTGCTCTGGAGGCAAGCACAACGAGATTTTTATGGAGATGAAATAAGTACCCTGTTGAAAAATCGTCAATTAGCCCGTGAACAGTGGATACCGATTGAAAAGTCAAGTAAGCTGAAAAAACTGTGTCCGTTTCTCGATGAGCATGATGTTTTGCGCGTGGATGGTCGAACCAGCATGGCGGAATTTGTTCCCTTTGATACCAGGTTTCCCATTATATTGCCGAGGGATCACATCATCACATATCGAATCGTCGAGTTTTACCATCAGCGATATGGACACGCAAATAAAGAAACGGTATTCAACGAAGTTCGTCAGCGGTTTTCGATTTCAAAGCTAAGAGCATTGGTGGCAAATGTCGCAAAAAGTTGCCCATGGTGTAAAGTGCGCAATTCTCGTCCACATGTGCCAAGAATGGCTCCGTTGCCAATAGAACGTCTAACCCCATATGTTAGGCCGTTCAGTTACGTGGGGGTGGACTATTTCGGTCCTTTTGAGGTCACTGTGGGTTATCGTAGGATCGAAAAACGGTGGATTGCCCTATTTACCTGCTTGAATGTGCGTGCAGTTCACCTCGAAGTGGCTCACCGCTTGAATACCGAATCGTGTATAATGGCCATTAGACGATTTGTTGTGCGACGAGGACCTCCAATAGTTATCTTTTCTGATAATGGAACTAACTTTAAGgctgcaaataatgagctgcaGAATCAGATCCAACTTATCGATACTGCATGTGCCAATGTGTTCACCAACGCAAGAACGCGATGGTGCTTCAATCCGCCCTCCGCACCCCATATGGGGGGCGTATGGGAGCGCATGGTGCGCACAGTTAAAGAGGTAATGAAGACGCTGCATGAAAGACATCGCCTTAACGACGAGATACTGCTAACAGTTATCGCTGAGACTGAAGAAATCGTCAATGCCAGACCGCTCATCTATCTTCCTCAGGACTCCGTGGAATGTCAAGCCATAACACCGAATCATTTTTTACGTGGTACTTCGTCAGGGCTCCAAGATCCAGTGATCGCACCAACTAGCGAAGCAGAAGCATTGCGCAATGCGTATTTTCGCTCGCAACTGGTTTCGGATGAGCTGTGGAAGCGTTGGCTGAAGGAATATCTGCCGTCGTTAAACGCGCGGACCAAATGGATGGAGGAGACTACCCCTTTAGCTCCTGGAGATTTAGTTTTCATCGTTGACGACTCTAACCGTAATGGGTGGATACGGGGAGAAATACAGGAAGTAGTTGAAGGTCGTGACGGTCGCATACGACAAGCCAAGGTGCGCACTGCGAATGGGATATTTCGGCGACCAGTGAGCCGGTTGGCTCGAATCGAAATTATGTCGGTTGGTAAATCTTGCCCAAATGAAGGTTCCGGACAAGGTTTACGGGTCGGGGATTTGTTGAAACCGCTGGGCACAAATTTAAAATTGACAcccgaaaatgtcaaaaaacccGAACAATATAAAAACTGA